The genome window ATAATATTGAAGTGCAAAAGCAGCAGGATCAGCCACGTTCAATTTAGAAAAAGGCATCATGCCGGTTAAAACTGTAGCTACAGCCATATATAAAATCGTCGCAATCAAAAGCGTACCGATAATACCAATCGGCATATTTTTTTGCGGATTTTTAACTTCTGGCGCCGAAGAAGAAACGGCATCGAATCCTAAATAAGCAAAAAATACCGTTGCAGCTCCAGCATTGACTCCTTTAAGACCAAAAGGCAAAAATGGCTTCCAATTTTTGGGATTAACATAAAATAGTCCCACTGCCACAAAAATCAAAATGATAGCAATCTTAACCACAACCATCCAATCATTAATCTTCATTGAAGACTGCATTCCTCTTGCGAGCATTATAGTAATAAGTACAACAATCAAAACGGCAACTAAATTAATATAGGTATGCTGCTTAAGGTTGATTGGGCCTGAAATTGCTTGAGGCAGATTAATTTTGAGCCCTTTTAGAAAAGCACTAAAATAAGCAGAAAAGCTCACTGAAACTGTCGCAACAGCCAACATATATTCTAAGATAAGAGCCCAACCGATCACCCAACCAATGATCTGACCAAAAATTAAATTGCCGTATGAATAAGCACTTCCAGCGACTGGCAATGCCGAAGCAAATTCTGCATAACACATTGCCGATAAAGCACAAACAATCGCTGCAATCAGAAAACTTAAGATCACGCCTGGTCCAGC of Xylocopilactobacillus apicola contains these proteins:
- a CDS encoding APC family permease, whose product is MSLWEKVTQKGDVKQYLKKDLKLEKTLEAKDLLALGIGAVIGTGIFILPGTVAATAAGPGVILSFLIAAIVCALSAMCYAEFASALPVAGSAYSYGNLIFGQIIGWVIGWALILEYMLAVATVSVSFSAYFSAFLKGLKINLPQAISGPINLKQHTYINLVAVLIVVLITIMLARGMQSSMKINDWMVVVKIAIILIFVAVGLFYVNPKNWKPFLPFGLKGVNAGAATVFFAYLGFDAVSSSAPEVKNPQKNMPIGIIGTLLIATILYMAVATVLTGMMPFSKLNVADPAAFALQYYQLNWVAGIISLGALAGMFTMMVTMIYSSSRLVYAISRDGLLPGFLGKINESHLPNNSLIAVATIITLLAGFVNLNQLAELVNVGTLIAFSFVSIGIIPLRHHKDLVNEGFKVPFYPILPILSFLLCLGLMTKLRPITWLAAFIWFVIGLVIYFGYGIKEK